The following nucleotide sequence is from Columba livia isolate bColLiv1 breed racing homer chromosome 13, bColLiv1.pat.W.v2, whole genome shotgun sequence.
AACGTTTAAAGACGCATTTTTTTGTGCTGATGTACATTTATCAATTGATGCTATTTTTAACTTCCGTTCCCTGTTTTTAGATCCTGGCAACCCCTCCCTTTATAAAGTAGGAACTACGCTGGGAACGTCTGGAaggtgaaatatttattttctttgtatttgttctgtttgtCTGTATTCTCTTGGGGATTTATTTGCATCTACACTTTCGTATTTGTTTGTAGAAGATCTTAAGAAATTCTGGCCTTAGTGTGTGGTCTGTCCTTACCAGATGGTGAGAATATCGGTGTCAGGTACTGGCATTCCTAGTGttgttgtttgttctttctttaaatgcaCTTCTTATAATAATAACTGCAAGAGCTCAGAATGGgtaattgcttaaaaaaaacattctgcagTGGGTTGATCGCAGAGACAATAAAACTTAAGTGCGAGTCAAAATATAATGCCATATAATTACTGGAAACGGAAGTTATAGTTCAACTTCAGCTTCAAAAATAAAGGATATAAAAAGTAAGCACCATTGGGCCAAACTGTTGAGCACCGTGACAGAATCTCTCGTTATGAAATCAACGTTGAGCTGTGGTGCTGGATGATTGTTTGTGATCTGGTGCTGAAGTTGTGGTGGTCTCGATCACGTACTCAAAAGGAATAATGATCATCCGCATGGTGGGTCATCCTTAGTCTGAGCCTTTGTGAGCCAAGGGGGACTAGAGCATCTCTGCAGCACATTGAAGTGTTTCCTTGTACAGGGGAGGGTTCTTTccagagggaggaaggaaaggcttCCTACGAGGCAGCCttgggaaaagaaggaaaggaattcTCTTGACCTGTGTTGGGATTTAACAAACTCAGAACTCATTCTCTAAAGAggcaattttaattttctccaaCAAAAACCAGAACCCTCCACGGAGCCGGTATTGTGGGTTAATTTGCCACTTCAACGTGGAAAAAATACTCCACAGGATTATATTTGggcttctttttaataaaagcaaaactgaacCATGTCCATTCTCCCTACACCTTTTCTTAATCACGGAGAAGTAGTAGAACATGTATCAAGAGCGCTTACAGAAGGAAACCTCTGCTGAAGTTGAATAGaagaggcctgtatctagtggcgTGcatcaagggtcagtactggggccagtactattcaatatattactCAATGacttggacgagggaatagagtgcactatcagcaagtttgctgatgacaccgagctgggagcagtggctgacactggaagctgtgctgccatccagagacctggacaggctggagagttgggcagggaaaaatttaatgaaatacaacaagggcaagtgtgtagagtcttgtatctgggtaggaacaaccccaggttccagtataagttggggaatgacctattagagagagcataggggaaagggacctgggggtcctggtggacagcaggatgaccatgagccggcactgggcccttgtggccaggaagccaatggtacctggggtggattagaaggggggtggtcaggaggtcagagaggttcttctgccctggggagaccacacctggaatattgtgtccaattgtggccctcagttccagcaggacagggaactgctggagagagtccagcgcagccacgaaggtgctgaagggagtggagcatctcccgtgtgaggaaaggctgagggagctggggctctggagttggagaagaggagactgaggggggactcattcatgattatcaatatgtaaagggtgagtgtcaggaggatggagccaggctcttctcggtgacaaccaatgacaggacaaggagtaatgggtacaaactggaacacaggagtttccgcttaaatatgagaagaaacttgttcatggtgagggtggcagagcctggcccaggctgcccaggggggttgtggagtctccttctctgcagacattccaaccctcctggacaccttcctgtgtaacctcatctgggtgttcctgctccatggggggattgcactggatgagctttcgaggtcccttccaatccctgacgttCTGTGATAAGGTTTACTATTTGCTGTAAGCTGCTCTGTTTTTATTAAACTACTGAACAACAGAGGTACAAATCTGCAACTCGCATCAACCAGCGCAGACTTTACCATAGTCCGATCATAGCAGCCAAGCTCTGCATGACACAAAATTCACCGTACTAAACCcgcttttgttgctgttttgtagGCCCATATGCGGCGTGGCCGGCATCCAGGCGGCACAGAACCACGTCGCGCACTCTCCGGCGGGTCCCGTGGCTCTGCCCCACTGCGCCCACGGCACGGGGACTGGCCCAGCGCTGCCGTATCGCGCACCCATGGACACCCCGGCCTCCCCTGTGCTCATGTccgccagcccacagaaccccCCGACGCAGGAGCAAAACGGCATCTTAGACTGGCTCAGGAAACTGCGCTTGCACAAGTATTATCCTGTCTTCAAACAGCTGACGATGGAGAAGGTAGGACAGGAGGTggagaaaagctttttaaattgtCATCATGTTCACTCGTGTGGAGAAAGAGGCTGCAAACATCTGCACGGGGGTTTGCAGAAGTCATTGGCAGATGCTGCGAAGGTTTGTGCTCTCTTGAAGCAATAATTTGAAGAAAACCTTCCTGGTTTTATCTGTGTTGTGTCCAGGGCCTGGGCTGTTCAGCAGCTGACGCCTCGGTCAGAATTCTTCACCCGGCTCTTGAAGATCCAACTTCATGCTCTTAGGAGCTCCGCTTTGCCCCTGTTCAGCACTTTGATGTACAGTACATAACTAAAATTtgttgacttttaaaaattatttctgcttttcgattgattttttatttttttttacccaaaaaatattttgttttccttatttttaaaaaaaagattcacAGAGACTTCTGACATGAACGTACCTGCAAGCAAATGGGgcggttttgttttctgaaaaaattatTGTGGAAAAATAATCACTTACATATTTGCGTACTAAGAGTCACAGATTATACTGATGCGTGCTGGATTTTCTCTCAATACAATACTTTTACCCAATTCTAGCTGTAAAATTCATGTTCTTTTTTAGCCTTTAACGCCCTCCAGTGGACTGAGTGCTTAAGTTGAGCCTGGTCTAAACTAGGATGGCTTTGTGCTGGTTCTAGTGTGTTGTGTGTACTTTATTATAATCTGTTACCTGagttttcagattttattttcttccttatgtgAGGGGAAATATATAGAGGGTTTTGTTCTTCAATCAAGTAACAAAACTCTGCATATCccagtgtgtttttttaaagtgtgtatTATTATGCATACTTTGCTGGTTTGCATTTTCATTACATTATATTATaaatatctattttattttcatattctgtgtctatattttgttataaaatttaattttggaGAATGTTTTCCAGTTaaacttttttaattttttttttgagataatAAGATCCTTAAACTCATTTATAGCACAAAGTTCTATTTTAATACGTACACTGATTACATCATCTTTATTGCACATAGTTATTATAAGCACACACATAACTAAATTTAATCTacaaatgttctttctttcattccagtCCCCCACACTTTTATTCTGCACTGATTCTATAATTTATAACTGAAGTAGAGCGTTTCTTTGAATTAACATATGTTAAAAATGGGTTTCAAGTTGCCTTTCAGAATTGATCTTTACTGTAAGTGTAAAGAAGAATATTTCAGGCTGTAAAACTAAACAcacttccttttctttacaaGTTTCTGAGTCTTACTGAGGAAGATCTGAATAAGTTTGAATCCCTCACCATGGGAGCAAAGAAGAAGCTCAAGACCCAGCTGGAGTTGGAGAAGTAagtggcagggaaaaaaatttgGCTTTTTAAAGTCATAAGATATTTAATGCACGTTTTACAATGGTCTTTGCTTTCCAGACCATAAACCTGTCAGGATAATGCTTATCTTCCTTCCTCTGCAGTTGTGTTGGTTACTTTGAAAACCTTTGAAATGGGGGTTTTCTCGCTAATATTTAGTActtaaaaagcaattaaaaaatccAAATCCACGCCTGTTTGTCAAGGCTCCTTGACAGCATTTTTCATCAGTCTTAGTTTTTCCAGAGCATgtttgcaaaaggaaaacttgGGGCTGTGTTTGGCTTctctttggttttggtgtgcACGACTAGGTTAGGGAGGGAATTTAGTCACCATTTGGTGATGTTTGACTTTGTACAAATAAGAGCATTAGTCTCGTAATCAGATGGCAAATAGTCCAAATGTAGCTGCTGGCAAGAAGTTGTGGTCAAGATTGATGTTGTTCCCAAACGTTTCCATGTGTAATTAGCTTAACATTCTAGTGGATTCTCTAGCGGGCTTTCATGCAGTTTCATTCAGAAATTGATTTGTCTGTTGTGCTTTAGCcagtttttgtttcttcacaCGTTTCTTCATCACcctgcagagaaaaatcagagaaacGGTGCCTGAACCCCACGGCCCCGTCTGCAGTGACCAGCAGCGGAGTGGCCAGGGTTCCCCCCACCACGCACGTCGGGCCCATCCAGAGCATTCGCGGCAACCACGCTGCAGGTGAGGGGGAGCGGAGGACACCGCTGCACTCTCAGGCCTGAAAACATGCTTGCACAAGAGCGAGCTCGTTCTTACACTGCTTTTTCACCAACCTGCCGTAAGCTTTATCTTCCAAAATGCTGCCAGCAATCAAAAAGTCTGATTGTTGTGTCTACGGAGCACAATAAAAATCACGGTGTCTGCGTGAGCTGTGCTCACCAGCGGCCATTATGCTGAATCTTTGATGTCTATCTGTAAATCTTGAGCATGGTGTCATGAAACAGTTGTAATTAGGTCCTGTTGAGTAGGTGTTACCCGTCTCGTTTGCTTTCCCTGATCGCTCACCCCCCTGTATCTGCAGAGCTGCGGGTGGACGTGGATCAGCCAGCGCACCCCCTGCCCCGGGAGGGCAGCTCTTCCGAGTACTCCAGCTCTTCTTCCAGCCCCATGGGGATCCAGACGCGGGAGGAGAGCTCGGACAGCGCCGAGGAGAACGAGAGACGTAAGTGGAAACAACCACCGAGGGTGCCCGTGTCGCCTGGCTTTGTATTTATCCGTGTTTCCATCCCCAGGTTTAGAGATTCACTTGGATGGTTCGGAAAAGGAGAAGCCGGTGATGTTGCTGAACCATTTCACTTCGAGCTCTGCCAGACCCACGGCTCAGGTCTTACCGGTGCAGAACGACACGGGCTCCAATCCTTCCGGCCACCACGCTCTGCCCATGCAAATGATGTCAGCGGCCTCCCCTCATATCACCCCCATCCGGATGCTAAATTCGGTGCACAAATCAGACCGCGGCAATGCAGACATGAAGCTACTTTCATCGTCTATGCATTCTCTTTTAtctttagaagaaagaaataaggtttCTCCTGGACCTAGGGGCAgcataaaaatggaaaagagcTTTGGGAATGCCGTGGTGGACGTCATGTCTGCGTCGTCTCCCCACCAGCCCTTGCAAGTGCTGTCGGGGGGTGCTGAGAACAGCTCGCCCACGTCGACTATTAACTTTGGGCCTCGAACCAAAGTCGTCCATGCTTCGACTCTGGACAGAGTGATAAAAACTGCTCAACAGCCGGGATTAATAGTAGAAACGAGCACCGCTGCCACCGTAACGTCCAGCACAGTCTTCCATGTGGCTCGTCCACCCATCAAACTCCTGGTGTCTTCGTCTCTTCCTACTGATTCTGCCATCGCTGGACAGACTTCCTGCTCCAGCAATATGCAAATAACGGTGTCCCCCGCAATAATTAACCCCCGGACTGCTCTGTACACAGCCAACACCAAAGTTGCCTTTTCCGCCATGAGCAGCGTGCCGGTGGCGCCGATGCAAGGCAGCTTCTGCGCCAACAGCAACGTGggctcctccagcagccaccCCTCCACGTCCTTTGCCACCATGGGCACGCTGCCCAGCTGCCCCGcgcccagctccagccccacgcTCTCCTCGGCGCCCGACAGCAACTtctacagcagcagcagcagcagtagcagcagcagcagcagcagcagcggatCCACCGGCAGCATCCCCGTCCCCAACCAGacccaccatcaccaccaccaccagcagcagccgccGCAGCCTCCCGGCTGCATGGTGTGCAGCTCCTGCGGCTGCAGCGGCAACTGCGGCTCCGGCGGCATGACCGTCAGCTACGCTAATTATTTTCAGCACCCGTTTTCAGGACCTTCCATGTTTACTTTCCCCTTCCTGCCCTTCAACCCTTTGTGTAGCAACGGCTACATCAACACGCAGCAGTACAACAGCAGCACGACGTTCCCTGTGGTCCACACCGCCTACAACAGCGGTTTAGCGCCGGACTCGGTCATGAGCGGCCAGTCCACGTTCGCCGTGCCGCCCATGCAGAACTTTCTGGCGGGGACGGCGGGGGTGTACCAGGCACAGGGGATGATGGGCAACGGCAACGGCTCGAGTCACAAAAAAAACGGGAATCTCTCGTGTTACAACTGTGGGGCCAGTGGTCACCGAGCTCAGGACTGCAAACAGCCGCCGATGGATTTCAACCGACAAGGTAAAAGCAGGAGGGACGGACGGGGTTCACAAGCAGAACGTTGGGTTTTGCTGTGGTGCccaagggcaggggaggct
It contains:
- the ZCCHC14 gene encoding zinc finger CCHC domain-containing protein 14: MVEKRCPRLQRDSVYRWFSELPSPQRVEFLCGLLDLCIPLELRFLGACLEDLARKDYHSLRDSEIKANNPADLGSLTNLTDEVVRSKLLVSLALLGSAHREAAGVLFRTLTHIDSVINNYGLQLNEGRTGDEFLLLFTMASNHPAFSFHQKQVLRQELTQIQNIMASTSKNPSTSTLNTMATYPGCHKVTPRSETPINSVNNSLENVLHTSTHSIEESLPKRPSGKHSKVSVEKVELKGLAHKKNERNVEYSFEVLWSDSSVTTVTKSSTEVTEFISKLSQLYPEENLEKFIPCLAGPDSFYLERNHMDLESDLRYLAPLPSHVVKNDHVRKFFSSSSPSQQLQSSNPGNPSLYKVGTTLGTSGRPICGVAGIQAAQNHVAHSPAGPVALPHCAHGTGTGPALPYRAPMDTPASPVLMSASPQNPPTQEQNGILDWLRKLRLHKYYPVFKQLTMEKFLSLTEEDLNKFESLTMGAKKKLKTQLELEKEKSEKRCLNPTAPSAVTSSGVARVPPTTHVGPIQSIRGNHAAELRVDVDQPAHPLPREGSSSEYSSSSSSPMGIQTREESSDSAEENERRLEIHLDGSEKEKPVMLLNHFTSSSARPTAQVLPVQNDTGSNPSGHHALPMQMMSAASPHITPIRMLNSVHKSDRGNADMKLLSSSMHSLLSLEERNKVSPGPRGSIKMEKSFGNAVVDVMSASSPHQPLQVLSGGAENSSPTSTINFGPRTKVVHASTLDRVIKTAQQPGLIVETSTAATVTSSTVFHVARPPIKLLVSSSLPTDSAIAGQTSCSSNMQITVSPAIINPRTALYTANTKVAFSAMSSVPVAPMQGSFCANSNVGSSSSHPSTSFATMGTLPSCPAPSSSPTLSSAPDSNFYSSSSSSSSSSSSSSGSTGSIPVPNQTHHHHHHQQQPPQPPGCMVCSSCGCSGNCGSGGMTVSYANYFQHPFSGPSMFTFPFLPFNPLCSNGYINTQQYNSSTTFPVVHTAYNSGLAPDSVMSGQSTFAVPPMQNFLAGTAGVYQAQGMMGNGNGSSHKKNGNLSCYNCGASGHRAQDCKQPPMDFNRQGTFRLKYAPPSESLDSTD